The Mixta hanseatica genome includes a region encoding these proteins:
- the hxpB gene encoding hexitol phosphatase HxpB: MSYTRPVLAAIFDMDGLLIDSEPLWDQAELDVFATLDVDLSRRSELPDTLGLRIDQVVRMWYETLPWNGPSQQEVTERIITRAINLVEEKKPLLPGVEQALQLCQAQGLKIGLASASPLHMLEKVLALFNLRDYFEVLVSAEALPYSKPHPQVYLDAAARLGIDPLNCITLEDSFNGMIATKAARMRSVVVPAAEYRADARWSMADVKLDSLLQLTAQQLKGY; encoded by the coding sequence ATGAGCTATACCCGACCTGTACTGGCCGCGATATTTGATATGGACGGTCTGCTGATAGATTCTGAACCCTTATGGGATCAGGCTGAACTGGACGTTTTTGCCACGCTCGATGTCGATCTGTCGCGCCGTAGCGAACTGCCGGATACGCTGGGCCTGCGTATCGACCAGGTAGTGCGCATGTGGTACGAAACGCTGCCGTGGAATGGTCCCAGCCAACAGGAGGTTACCGAGCGCATTATTACTCGCGCAATTAATCTGGTAGAAGAGAAGAAACCGCTGCTGCCGGGCGTTGAGCAGGCGCTGCAGCTCTGCCAGGCGCAGGGGCTAAAAATCGGTCTGGCCTCCGCCTCGCCGCTGCATATGCTGGAGAAAGTGCTGGCGCTGTTTAACCTGCGCGACTATTTCGAGGTGCTGGTTTCCGCCGAGGCGCTGCCCTATAGCAAACCGCATCCGCAGGTTTATCTGGATGCGGCAGCTCGCCTGGGTATCGATCCTTTAAACTGCATTACGCTGGAAGACTCCTTTAACGGCATGATCGCCACCAAAGCGGCGCGGATGCGTTCGGTGGTGGTTCCCGCCGCGGAATATCGCGCCGATGCCCGCTGGTCGATGGCGGACGTTAAACTCGATTCGCTGTTACAGCTCACCGCGCAGCAGCTAAAGGGCTACTAA
- a CDS encoding YniB family protein, with protein sequence MTYQQAGRVAIIKRVAGWIIFIPALISTLVSLLNFMFKHSEKRPGIDAVLLDFIHVMIDMIRFNTPFLGYFWRNSPVPDFNAGGNIGFWLIYILIFVGLALQASGARMWRQSRHIKEGIEDMLILEQARGEEGRSRQQLEDKIVVPRHTIFLQIFPLYILPIVIAVAGYFVLSLTGFI encoded by the coding sequence ATGACTTATCAACAGGCTGGCCGTGTTGCCATTATCAAACGCGTGGCTGGCTGGATTATTTTTATACCCGCGCTGATTTCCACCCTGGTATCGCTGTTGAATTTTATGTTCAAACACAGCGAAAAGCGGCCCGGCATTGATGCGGTCCTGCTCGATTTTATTCACGTGATGATCGATATGATCCGGTTTAATACCCCGTTTCTCGGTTATTTCTGGCGTAATTCGCCGGTACCTGATTTTAACGCGGGCGGCAACATCGGTTTCTGGCTGATCTATATCCTGATTTTTGTCGGCCTGGCGCTGCAGGCATCCGGCGCGCGCATGTGGCGTCAGTCACGTCATATAAAAGAAGGGATCGAGGATATGCTGATCCTTGAGCAGGCCAGGGGCGAAGAAGGGCGCAGCCGCCAACAGCTGGAAGATAAAATTGTGGTGCCGCGCCATACTATCTTTCTGCAGATTTTCCCGCTCTATATTTTGCCAATCGTGATCGCCGTAGCGGGCTATTTTGTCCTGTCGTTAACCGGTTTTATCTGA
- a CDS encoding fructosamine kinase family protein, producing MWSAISRLLSEQLGNAEITQRTELPVGEVHAAWQIRYGEHQVFMKCNTQEMLGIFTAEADQLALLAHSQTVRVPKVYGIGSDRDYSFLLLEYIQPHPLNEASAFQLGQQLARLHQWSEQPHFGLDFDNNLTAMPQPNGWIRRWSRFFSEQRIGWQLQLAEEKGILYGNTDLIIDCVQRALAAHHPQPSLLHGDLWPTNCAGSESGPWIYDPACYWGDRECDLAMLRHYPAFPEKILAGYQSVWPLPQDFVQRQPVYQLYYLLNRANVFGGSWLSEAQRAVGLLLERDEQEKTRA from the coding sequence ATGTGGTCAGCCATAAGTCGTCTGTTGAGTGAACAGTTAGGAAATGCGGAAATTACCCAGCGCACCGAGCTGCCCGTCGGCGAAGTGCATGCCGCCTGGCAAATACGCTATGGCGAGCATCAGGTGTTTATGAAGTGCAATACCCAGGAGATGCTGGGCATTTTTACCGCAGAGGCGGATCAGCTGGCATTGCTGGCGCACAGCCAGACGGTACGGGTGCCGAAAGTGTATGGCATCGGCAGCGATCGTGATTACAGCTTTTTACTGCTGGAATATATTCAGCCGCATCCGCTGAATGAGGCCAGCGCCTTTCAGCTGGGGCAGCAGCTGGCCCGGCTGCATCAGTGGAGCGAACAGCCCCATTTCGGTCTCGATTTCGATAACAACCTTACCGCTATGCCGCAGCCCAACGGCTGGATACGGCGCTGGTCACGCTTCTTTTCCGAACAACGTATCGGCTGGCAGCTGCAGCTGGCAGAGGAAAAAGGCATTCTGTACGGCAATACCGATCTGATTATCGACTGCGTACAGCGCGCGCTGGCCGCACATCATCCACAGCCTTCTCTGCTGCACGGCGATCTCTGGCCTACCAACTGTGCGGGCAGCGAGAGCGGGCCGTGGATCTATGATCCCGCCTGCTACTGGGGCGATCGTGAGTGCGATCTGGCGATGCTCAGGCACTACCCCGCTTTCCCGGAGAAAATTTTAGCCGGTTACCAGTCGGTGTGGCCGCTGCCGCAAGATTTCGTACAGCGTCAGCCGGTGTATCAGCTTTATTATTTGCTTAATCGCGCCAATGTATTTGGCGGCAGCTGGCTGAGTGAGGCACAACGCGCCGTGGGTTTGCTGCTGGAGCGGGATGAGCAGGAAAAAACGCGGGCCTGA
- the ghoS gene encoding type V toxin-antitoxin system endoribonuclease antitoxin GhoS, whose translation MSPSGITRYVVTFRYQDKGLAAGLELNSAMTHSGFTTTLQDDDGHTHELGSNSYGIVSAKSAEEVHQQAASIGAVALESEPQVDVQTFADFIQQNRPEG comes from the coding sequence ATGAGTCCATCAGGCATAACCCGTTATGTTGTTACCTTTCGTTACCAGGATAAGGGGCTGGCTGCCGGTCTGGAACTGAACAGCGCGATGACCCATAGCGGCTTCACCACTACCCTGCAGGACGATGACGGCCATACGCATGAGCTGGGTAGCAACAGTTACGGCATTGTCAGCGCGAAGAGCGCTGAAGAGGTTCATCAGCAGGCCGCCAGCATCGGCGCGGTAGCACTGGAGAGTGAACCACAGGTTGATGTGCAAACCTTTGCGGATTTTATCCAACAAAATCGGCCTGAGGGATAA
- a CDS encoding ABC transporter substrate-binding protein — protein MLAASASAVATTYPVTLSDFDGQKITLNKEPQRIVVQDGRDILALALLDRANPFQRVVAWNNLLKKSDGQTWRLMLGKWPQAGQITDMGFSDKGEVNLESVIAQRPDLMIAQLRSKPSLTQTGVLAKLAQLGIPVMFIDTFNDPVKDAPASVTLLGEALNREAEAQQYTRFYQQHYQAIQDQVRTVSPKPRVFIEAKAGLSGLESCCFTHGHVGWGSMVEAVGATNIGSELLPGATGDVSLEKVIATKPDAYIVSGSQWASKNNAAVPFGYGVTQQQVDTAFNNMKQRPGFAQLQPVKAGRFYGIYHNFYNHPWNIVGIEYLAKFIYPQQFSQLDPANSWHEIVTRFTTIPEGKGVLGSAAPRG, from the coding sequence ATGCTGGCTGCGTCCGCCTCGGCCGTAGCAACCACTTATCCGGTAACCCTGAGCGATTTCGATGGGCAGAAAATCACCCTGAATAAAGAGCCGCAGCGGATCGTGGTCCAGGATGGACGCGATATCCTGGCGCTGGCGCTGCTCGATCGCGCCAATCCTTTTCAGCGCGTGGTGGCCTGGAATAACCTGTTAAAGAAAAGCGACGGACAAACCTGGCGGCTGATGCTGGGCAAATGGCCACAGGCCGGACAGATTACCGATATGGGCTTCAGCGATAAGGGGGAAGTGAACCTGGAAAGCGTGATTGCCCAGCGCCCCGATTTGATGATCGCCCAGTTGCGCTCCAAACCTTCGCTAACCCAGACCGGCGTACTGGCTAAACTTGCCCAGCTCGGCATTCCGGTGATGTTTATCGATACTTTTAACGATCCGGTGAAGGATGCGCCGGCCAGCGTGACGCTGCTGGGCGAGGCGCTTAACCGCGAAGCGGAAGCGCAGCAGTACACGCGTTTCTATCAGCAGCACTATCAGGCGATTCAGGATCAGGTGCGGACGGTTTCACCTAAACCGCGCGTGTTTATTGAAGCCAAGGCCGGTCTGTCCGGTCTGGAATCTTGCTGTTTTACCCACGGCCACGTGGGTTGGGGCTCGATGGTGGAAGCGGTCGGCGCGACCAATATCGGTTCTGAACTGCTGCCAGGCGCCACTGGCGATGTATCACTGGAAAAGGTTATCGCCACGAAGCCGGATGCCTATATCGTGTCGGGTTCTCAGTGGGCGAGCAAAAATAATGCAGCCGTGCCGTTCGGCTATGGCGTAACCCAGCAGCAGGTAGACACGGCGTTTAATAACATGAAACAGCGTCCGGGCTTTGCCCAGCTGCAGCCGGTAAAAGCAGGGCGCTTTTATGGCATTTACCACAACTTTTATAATCATCCGTGGAATATCGTGGGGATTGAATATCTGGCGAAGTTTATTTATCCGCAGCAGTTTAGCCAGCTTGATCCCGCCAACAGCTGGCATGAAATCGTCACGCGCTTTACCACTATCCCGGAAGGCAAAGGGGTACTGGGTTCGGCGGCGCCCCGCGGTTAA
- a CDS encoding DUF481 domain-containing protein: MNLLNKFSAALLLSAGAFCHQAMADNTVFTVMDDPSTAKKTFEGNAAAGYLAQTGNTKSSSLTAQTNMTWYQPNTAYSLWGNAANTSSNDERSSETYQVGGRTRYNMTDHDYLFGQASWLSDRFNGYDSRDVLAAGYGRQILNGPVHSLRVEFGPGVRYDDFHDGGHETQGLGYGALSYQWQMTDTTKFIQGASVLSSFNDNTTVNSETGLQVAINAHFALKLTYNVTWNNNPPESAPDHTDTKTQILLSYAM, from the coding sequence ATGAATTTGCTTAATAAGTTTTCTGCTGCGCTATTACTTTCTGCCGGCGCGTTTTGTCATCAGGCCATGGCTGATAACACCGTATTTACCGTTATGGACGATCCTTCTACCGCGAAAAAAACCTTTGAAGGCAACGCGGCCGCAGGTTACCTGGCGCAAACCGGAAATACCAAAAGTTCTTCCTTAACGGCTCAAACCAATATGACCTGGTATCAGCCGAATACCGCGTACAGCCTGTGGGGCAACGCGGCGAATACCTCATCTAACGATGAGCGCTCCTCCGAGACCTATCAGGTAGGCGGACGTACCCGCTATAACATGACCGATCACGACTATCTGTTCGGTCAGGCCAGTTGGCTGAGCGATCGTTTTAATGGTTATGACTCTCGTGACGTGCTGGCAGCCGGTTATGGTCGTCAGATCCTGAACGGGCCGGTGCATTCGCTGCGCGTGGAATTTGGTCCGGGCGTACGTTATGACGATTTCCACGATGGCGGTCATGAGACGCAGGGCCTGGGCTACGGCGCGCTGAGCTATCAGTGGCAGATGACCGATACCACCAAATTTATTCAGGGCGCCTCAGTGCTGAGCAGCTTTAACGACAACACCACGGTTAACTCTGAGACCGGCCTGCAGGTGGCGATTAACGCACACTTTGCCCTGAAGCTGACCTATAACGTGACCTGGAATAATAACCCGCCAGAGTCCGCGCCGGATCATACCGATACCAAAACGCAAATTCTGCTCTCCTACGCGATGTAA
- a CDS encoding cytochrome d ubiquinol oxidase subunit II, with the protein MIPLTLDDISAATLAVSLLMYLLLDGTDLGVGMLLFFFRDDESRRKLSMSILPIWDANETWLVLLAGGMLALFPLLYSTLFSAIYLPLFIMLLALVGRAVALEYRGHVNRRWHRYLDVAHIISSLIASFIQGALVGVVIAGQTQAGPFSWLTLYPVLCGLGLIAAYLLCGCCWIQWRIAGPEPGLAHQLAWLFLVLSLALMVAINLLESSALLQAWQRLPGKIILLLLALTLVALLLALYRERPVISLSLVLTLITLCWALLIVGLYPWLLPGKLTIQQAAAAPATQLFLLSGYGLILPLTLAYNSWAFWVFRARVR; encoded by the coding sequence ATGATCCCGCTGACGCTGGATGATATTTCCGCCGCCACGCTCGCGGTTTCCTTGTTGATGTATCTGCTGCTGGATGGCACCGACCTCGGCGTGGGAATGCTGCTGTTTTTCTTTCGCGACGACGAATCGCGCCGCAAGCTGTCGATGAGCATCCTGCCCATCTGGGACGCCAACGAAACCTGGCTGGTGCTGCTGGCGGGCGGCATGCTGGCGCTGTTCCCGCTGCTTTACAGCACGCTATTCAGCGCCATCTATCTGCCGCTCTTTATTATGCTGCTGGCGCTGGTTGGTCGGGCGGTGGCGCTGGAGTATCGCGGCCACGTTAACCGCCGCTGGCACCGCTATCTCGATGTAGCCCATATAATCAGCTCGCTGATCGCCAGTTTTATTCAGGGCGCGCTGGTGGGCGTAGTGATTGCCGGTCAGACCCAGGCAGGGCCGTTCAGCTGGCTGACGCTATATCCAGTGCTGTGCGGCCTCGGCCTGATTGCCGCTTATCTGCTGTGCGGCTGTTGCTGGATACAGTGGCGCATCGCCGGACCGGAGCCTGGACTGGCCCACCAGCTGGCCTGGCTGTTTTTAGTCCTGAGCCTGGCGCTGATGGTCGCGATTAACCTGCTGGAGAGCAGCGCGCTGTTACAGGCATGGCAGCGGTTGCCGGGTAAAATTATCCTGCTGCTGCTGGCGCTGACGCTGGTTGCGCTGCTGTTGGCGCTCTACCGGGAACGGCCAGTGATATCGCTGTCGCTGGTATTGACGTTGATTACGCTGTGCTGGGCGTTACTGATTGTCGGCCTTTATCCGTGGCTGCTGCCTGGCAAACTCACCATCCAGCAGGCCGCTGCCGCCCCCGCCACACAGCTGTTTTTATTAAGCGGCTATGGATTAATCTTGCCACTGACGCTGGCCTATAACAGCTGGGCATTCTGGGTGTTTCGCGCCAGGGTGCGTTAA
- a CDS encoding cytochrome ubiquinol oxidase subunit I, with protein MPDAELTLLLSRAQFAVTIGLHIILAGFSFGLSLWLVALEGAWLWRRQQRYLDLYNFWLKIFALNVAVGVVSGVVMEFQFGTNWAPFIERVGGLIGPLMFYEVLVAFFLEAGMVGVMMFGMERIGPRLHFMVTVLVAVGALISVFWILAANSWMQTPTGFFLDEQQRFQPQNWLAIIFSPSFPWRATHMLLAMLIGTAFMVAATGAWQLLHHSDNERARLMLTISLWLLPLLTVTQAVVGDLHGENTLAHQPAKMAAMEGDWQRPPPGEGEPLRLFALPDQQQQRNHWEVAIPQIGSLYLRHNLSGQIKSLREFPPEDIPPVAPVFFAFRLMVGLGIMMLTVSLTALIQRLRGRLWRSRRLLKLLVFMGPAGFIAMLSGWIVTEMGRQPWTVYGLVRTADSVSPISSHLAIASGCAILLVYGLVFTIGLRYLLRYARKAPQADEPGPAQEMRPDHGGE; from the coding sequence ATGCCTGATGCGGAACTGACGCTGCTGCTCTCCCGCGCCCAGTTTGCGGTGACCATCGGCCTGCATATTATCCTTGCCGGATTCAGCTTTGGCCTGTCGCTATGGCTGGTGGCGCTGGAGGGCGCATGGCTGTGGCGCAGGCAGCAGCGCTATCTGGATCTCTATAATTTCTGGCTAAAGATTTTTGCCCTGAACGTGGCGGTCGGCGTGGTCTCCGGCGTGGTGATGGAGTTTCAGTTCGGCACCAACTGGGCGCCCTTTATTGAGCGCGTTGGCGGCCTGATTGGCCCGCTGATGTTTTACGAAGTGCTGGTGGCCTTCTTCCTGGAGGCGGGCATGGTGGGCGTGATGATGTTTGGCATGGAGCGTATCGGCCCACGCCTGCATTTTATGGTGACGGTGCTGGTGGCCGTTGGCGCCTTAATCAGTGTGTTCTGGATCCTGGCAGCTAATTCATGGATGCAAACGCCCACCGGCTTTTTTCTTGATGAGCAACAGCGTTTTCAGCCGCAAAACTGGCTGGCCATTATCTTTAGCCCTTCTTTCCCCTGGCGCGCCACCCATATGCTGTTGGCGATGCTGATCGGCACCGCATTTATGGTGGCCGCCACCGGCGCATGGCAATTGCTACATCACAGCGACAATGAGCGGGCGCGCCTGATGCTGACGATCAGCCTGTGGCTGCTGCCGTTGCTGACAGTCACCCAGGCGGTGGTCGGCGATCTGCACGGTGAAAATACTCTGGCGCACCAGCCGGCGAAGATGGCGGCGATGGAAGGCGACTGGCAGCGTCCGCCGCCGGGCGAAGGCGAGCCGCTGCGGCTGTTTGCCCTGCCCGACCAACAGCAGCAGCGCAATCACTGGGAGGTAGCGATCCCGCAGATAGGGTCGCTTTATCTGCGCCACAACCTGAGCGGCCAGATTAAAAGCCTGCGCGAATTCCCGCCGGAGGATATTCCCCCGGTCGCGCCGGTCTTTTTCGCTTTTCGCCTGATGGTCGGCCTGGGAATTATGATGCTGACGGTAAGCCTGACCGCGCTGATCCAACGGTTGCGCGGCCGTCTGTGGCGCTCTCGCCGGCTACTAAAACTGCTGGTATTTATGGGGCCGGCGGGCTTTATCGCCATGCTCTCAGGCTGGATAGTGACCGAGATGGGGCGACAGCCGTGGACCGTTTACGGTCTGGTGCGCACCGCGGACAGCGTTTCCCCGATCTCGTCGCATCTGGCGATCGCTTCCGGCTGCGCTATTTTGTTGGTTTACGGTCTGGTATTCACTATCGGCCTGCGCTACCTGCTGCGCTACGCCCGTAAGGCGCCGCAGGCAGATGAGCCAGGGCCGGCGCAGGAGATGCGTCCTGACCACGGAGGAGAGTGA
- a CDS encoding DUF1641 domain-containing protein, with protein sequence MAEPINYDVPPTKTEPDAHDALHELLHSLHHHGFLRLANDMVSANTQIAKVLVEGLNKPGSQNAMQNLSVLLMALSDIPPGQFHKTVYAVKSALNAVNMHAETQQHHEVAPGVSGTWKLLHDESLWHAVMPLVAGLKAFAAAMEQPAPDKPISAFTGKDSHA encoded by the coding sequence ATGGCTGAACCGATAAATTATGATGTCCCGCCAACCAAAACCGAACCTGATGCCCATGATGCGCTGCACGAGCTGTTGCACAGCCTGCACCATCACGGTTTCCTGCGTCTGGCCAACGATATGGTTTCAGCCAATACGCAAATTGCCAAAGTTCTGGTGGAAGGGTTAAACAAACCGGGCTCACAGAATGCGATGCAGAACCTTTCGGTGCTGCTGATGGCGTTGTCTGATATTCCGCCAGGGCAGTTTCATAAAACGGTGTACGCGGTGAAATCCGCCTTAAACGCGGTGAATATGCATGCAGAAACCCAACAGCACCATGAGGTGGCGCCTGGCGTGAGCGGCACCTGGAAACTGCTGCACGATGAGAGCTTATGGCACGCGGTGATGCCGCTGGTTGCCGGCTTAAAAGCGTTCGCCGCCGCGATGGAACAGCCGGCTCCGGACAAACCGATCAGCGCCTTTACCGGCAAAGACAGTCATGCCTGA
- the fdhF gene encoding formate dehydrogenase subunit alpha, with protein sequence MSQTSCTVIYNGDHLSGEADQPLIDFLQAQGKILPHVCYHPSLAPLQSCDVCWVEHQGELVRGCTLRTYDGMDISSHQPEAKAAQEEGMDRLLARHELYCTLCEHNTGDCTLHNTVADMHIPIQYYPYQRKPYQKDESNPFYTYDPDQCILCGRCVEACQNVEVNETLSIDYSAEHPRVLWDGGTEIAGSSCVSCGHCVTVCPCNALMEKTMQPNAGPFTAMPEDLKRPMIDLVKSLENTIGAPPITGVSLMDMAMRQKEIKKTKTVCTYCGVGCSFEMWTRDRHILKVQPVADAPANGISTCLKGKFGWDFVNSDRRLTTPLIRENGHFRPASWDEALDLIAQRLTTIAAQHGGDSIGFIGSSKGSNEEAYLTQKIARLIFGTNNVDNSSRYCQNPATEGLFRTVGYGGDAGTIEDLQKADLIVIVGSNLAENHPVIASRIKAAQKHSGQKLLVVDPRKHEMAERADLYLRIEPGSDSLWASAMSRYMFEHGYADDAFLAEKVNQVEEFRASLAEYTLRAVSKQTGLSVEEMTNAAEMIGQAERVCILWAMGITQHSHGADTSTALSNLLLVTGNYGRPGTGGYPMRGHNNVQGASDFGCLSNIYPGYEKVTDAAVREKWAHAWGVAPEKLSDRVGSDNYMMIQHAHEGSLKAMYIIGEETAFSDADSTKVHEAFSSLEFMVVQDIFMSRTAAFADVVLPGCPSVEKEGTYVNTERRIQRFYEVMPPLGDSMPDWRILTDLAARLGHPWNYTHPGEIMAEAAQIAEIFTGVDYQHLSGWQSQLWPVKPDGSDTPLLYTDGFKFPDGKAVLYPIRCQPPQEAPDEEYDLWLDNGRMLEHFQSTNQTGRGGRMYSLSPNGFIEISPQLARERQIRQGDWVSIESRRGAMEVPVVITERVAGNVLFMPIHHGKPGVNGLTGEHHDPDVDTPAYKEIAVKMVKLAHPPLAEPLPRQNFRHGSRTPLAGLPIEIKWQQEGYTLPPEHTQHPEKF encoded by the coding sequence ATGAGCCAAACAAGTTGCACCGTTATTTACAACGGCGACCACCTGAGTGGTGAAGCCGACCAGCCGCTGATCGATTTCCTGCAGGCTCAGGGTAAAATCCTGCCGCACGTTTGCTATCATCCTTCCCTTGCGCCGCTGCAATCCTGCGATGTCTGTTGGGTAGAGCATCAGGGCGAGCTGGTGCGCGGCTGTACGCTGCGTACTTATGACGGCATGGATATCTCCAGCCATCAGCCTGAGGCGAAAGCGGCGCAGGAAGAAGGCATGGATCGCCTGCTGGCGCGCCATGAGCTTTACTGTACGCTGTGCGAACACAACACCGGCGACTGTACGCTACATAATACCGTCGCCGATATGCATATCCCAATTCAGTACTATCCCTATCAGCGCAAGCCTTATCAAAAAGATGAAAGCAATCCGTTCTACACCTACGATCCCGATCAGTGCATCCTCTGTGGACGCTGTGTGGAAGCGTGTCAGAACGTAGAGGTCAATGAAACGCTTTCTATTGATTACAGCGCGGAACACCCGCGCGTACTGTGGGATGGCGGGACCGAAATCGCCGGTTCCAGCTGTGTCAGCTGCGGCCACTGCGTCACCGTCTGCCCCTGCAACGCGCTGATGGAAAAAACCATGCAGCCTAATGCCGGTCCGTTTACCGCGATGCCGGAAGATCTCAAACGCCCGATGATCGATTTAGTCAAATCGCTGGAAAATACCATTGGCGCGCCGCCTATTACCGGCGTGTCGCTGATGGATATGGCGATGCGGCAAAAAGAGATCAAAAAAACCAAAACCGTCTGTACCTACTGCGGCGTCGGCTGCAGTTTCGAGATGTGGACGCGCGATCGTCATATCCTGAAGGTCCAGCCGGTGGCGGATGCGCCGGCGAACGGTATTTCTACCTGCCTGAAAGGCAAGTTCGGCTGGGATTTCGTTAACAGCGATCGGCGCCTGACCACGCCGCTAATCCGGGAAAATGGACATTTCCGTCCGGCCAGCTGGGATGAAGCGCTGGATTTGATCGCCCAGCGGCTGACAACGATAGCGGCGCAGCACGGCGGCGATAGCATCGGCTTTATCGGCTCCAGCAAGGGAAGTAATGAAGAAGCCTATCTGACGCAAAAAATCGCCCGCCTGATTTTTGGCACCAACAATGTCGACAACTCCTCACGTTACTGTCAGAACCCGGCGACCGAAGGCCTGTTCCGCACCGTCGGCTACGGCGGCGACGCTGGCACCATCGAGGATCTGCAAAAGGCGGATTTAATCGTGATTGTCGGCAGCAATCTGGCCGAAAATCACCCGGTTATCGCCTCGCGCATCAAGGCCGCGCAAAAGCATAGCGGGCAGAAATTGCTGGTGGTCGACCCGCGTAAGCATGAGATGGCCGAGCGCGCCGATCTTTATCTGCGCATCGAGCCCGGCAGCGATAGTCTGTGGGCTTCGGCTATGTCCCGTTATATGTTCGAGCATGGCTATGCGGATGATGCGTTCCTGGCTGAGAAAGTTAATCAGGTAGAGGAGTTCCGCGCCTCGCTGGCGGAGTATACCCTGCGTGCCGTCAGCAAGCAGACCGGGCTGAGCGTTGAAGAGATGACTAACGCGGCGGAGATGATCGGCCAGGCTGAACGGGTCTGTATTCTGTGGGCGATGGGCATTACCCAACACAGCCACGGCGCAGACACCAGCACCGCCCTCTCGAATCTGCTGCTGGTCACCGGCAACTATGGTCGCCCGGGCACCGGCGGCTATCCAATGCGTGGCCACAATAACGTACAGGGCGCCAGCGACTTCGGCTGTCTGAGCAACATCTACCCCGGCTATGAAAAAGTTACCGACGCAGCGGTTCGGGAAAAGTGGGCCCATGCGTGGGGCGTTGCGCCAGAGAAGCTCTCCGATCGGGTGGGATCGGATAACTACATGATGATCCAGCATGCGCACGAAGGCTCTCTGAAAGCGATGTATATCATCGGCGAGGAGACCGCTTTCTCTGACGCCGACTCCACAAAAGTGCATGAGGCGTTCAGTAGTCTGGAATTTATGGTGGTGCAGGATATTTTTATGAGCCGCACCGCCGCCTTTGCCGATGTGGTGCTGCCGGGCTGCCCGAGCGTGGAAAAAGAGGGTACGTACGTCAATACCGAGCGTCGTATTCAGCGCTTTTACGAAGTGATGCCGCCGCTGGGCGACAGTATGCCCGACTGGCGCATTCTCACCGATCTCGCTGCCCGCCTCGGCCATCCGTGGAACTATACCCATCCGGGCGAAATTATGGCGGAAGCCGCGCAGATCGCTGAAATCTTCACCGGGGTCGATTATCAACATCTCAGCGGCTGGCAATCGCAGCTGTGGCCGGTGAAGCCGGACGGCAGCGACACACCTCTACTCTATACCGACGGCTTTAAGTTTCCCGACGGCAAAGCGGTGCTCTATCCCATCCGCTGTCAGCCGCCGCAGGAAGCCCCGGATGAGGAATACGATCTGTGGTTAGACAACGGCAGGATGCTGGAGCATTTTCAATCCACCAACCAAACCGGGCGCGGCGGCCGTATGTATTCGCTTTCGCCAAACGGCTTCATAGAAATCAGCCCGCAGCTGGCCAGGGAGCGGCAGATCCGTCAGGGCGACTGGGTCAGCATTGAGTCACGGCGAGGCGCGATGGAGGTGCCGGTGGTGATCACCGAACGCGTGGCAGGCAATGTGCTGTTTATGCCAATTCACCACGGCAAGCCTGGCGTTAACGGCCTGACCGGCGAGCATCACGATCCGGACGTTGATACTCCGGCCTACAAAGAGATTGCGGTGAAAATGGTTAAGCTGGCGCATCCGCCGCTGGCAGAACCGCTGCCGCGTCAAAACTTCCGTCACGGCAGCCGCACTCCGCTGGCGGGGTTACCTATTGAAATCAAATGGCAACAGGAGGGTTACACCCTTCCCCCTGAACATACTCAACATCCGGAGAAATTTTAA